In Primulina eburnea isolate SZY01 chromosome 14, ASM2296580v1, whole genome shotgun sequence, the following proteins share a genomic window:
- the LOC140812114 gene encoding regulator of nonsense transcripts 1 homolog, whose translation MDSQTNNLYETASQPDEGNDAYTFLEFHTQGEEDFAYPEFQELSQPIRLSSSLWPATSDSIAAADTAFSTESSPTNKLRGGISNSNNNNSAASGSGSSGNNGSKEGVVEALAAGMSGLNFEDTGDDEVFDYGKGDFAEHACKYCGITNPACVARCNVPSCRKWFCNSRGNTSGSHIVNHLVRAKHKEVCLHKDSPLGETILECYNCGCRNVFLLGFISAKTESVVVLLCREPCLSSNALKDMNWDLSQWCPLIDDRCFLQWLLKVPSEQEQLRARQISAQQINKIEELWKTNPDATLEDLEKPGVDEEPQPVVLKYEDAYQYQNVFAPLIKLEADYDKMMKESQSKDNITVRWDIGLNKKRIAYFVFPKEDNELRLVPGDELRLRYPGDASHPSWQSVGHVIKLTSQEEVALELRVSQGVSVDVNHGFSVDFVWKSTSFDRMQGAMKTFALDETSVSGYIYHHLLGHEVDMQIVRNALPRRFGAPGLPELNASQVFAVKSVLQKPISLIQGPPGTGKTVTSAAIVYHMAKQGQGQVLVCAPSNVAVDQLAEKISATGLKVVRICAKSREAVSSPVEHLTLHYQVRHLDTSEKSELHKLQQLKDEQGELSSSDEKKYKALKRATEREISQSADVICCTCVGAGDPRLANFRFRQVLIDESTQATEPECLIPLVLGVKQVVLVGDHCQLGPVIMCKKAARAGLAQSLFERLVLLGVKPIRLQVQYRMHPALSEFPSNSFYEGTLQNGVTINERQSPGIDFPWPVPNRPMFFYVQMGQEEISSSGTSYLNRTEAANVEKIVTTFLKSGVVPNQIGVITPYEGQRAYIVNYMSRNGALRQQLYKEIEVASVDSFQGREKDYIILSCVRSNEHQGIGFLNDPRRLNVALTRARYGIVILGNPKVLSKQPLWNGLLTHYKEHECLVEGPLNNLKQSMVQFQKPKKIYNDHRLFYGGGAGGVSNDTFGSVASSPGADRRGARSRGPYMSPAPPNGAHKPGVHPAGYSMPRVPLSPYHSGPPSQPYAIPTRGAVHGPVGTVPQMPQPGSRGFGGGRGSISAPIGSHLPHQQVGQSPIGSIASNYNFPAMENASSQPNAGGLLSQPGYVSNMTGQGPSQTFSDRFSMGGMSQDFLGDDFKSQGSHVPYAEFSTQATQGGYGVDYITQGAQGGFPGSFLNQSSHAGYGRFATGNDFMSQEYMAHGSLGLFTQAAFNEQSQDDSSQNLYGGGNARPLQTQSFLNPLYSQPLAHYNAQQPNMQNSQQQHSSQPGQASQNPKIH comes from the exons ATGGATTCGCAGACGAACAATCTTTACGAGACCGCGTCCCAGCCGGATGAGGGGAACGATGCGTATACGTTCTTAGAATTCCACACGCAAGGCGAGGAAGATTTTGCTTACCCTGAATTTCAGGAGCTCTCGCAGCCTATTCGATTGTCTTCCTCTCTGTGGCCTGCAACGTCCGATTCTATTGCTGCTGCGGATACTGCTTTCTCCACTGAGTCCTCTCCGACAAACAAACTCCGCGGTGGAATTAGCAACAGCAACAACAATAATAGCGCTGCCAGCGGTAGTGGGAGTAGTGGTAATAATGGTAGTAAGGAGGGAGTGGTGGAGGCATTGGCCGCAGGGATGAGCGGGCTGAACTTTGAAGATACCGGTGATGACGAGGTTTTTGATTATGGGAAGGGTGATTTTGCTGAACATGCTTGCAAGTACTGTGGGATCACCAACCCTGCATGTGTTgcacggtgcaatgtgccatcATGTAGGAAATGGTTCTGTAATTCACGAGGGAATACATCTGGTTCTCACATTGTAAATCATCTG GTGAGAGCAAAGCACAAGGAAGTGTGTCTTCATAAAGATAGTCCTTTGGGAGAAACAATTCTTGAGTGTTACAACTGTGGATGCCGGAATGTCTTCCTTCTTGGATTCATATCTGCAAAGACAGAGAGTGTGGTGGTTCTTCTTTGCAGAGAACCTTGCCTTAGTTCTAATGCTTTGAAGGACATGAATTGGGATCTCAGTCAGTGGTGCCCGCTTATTGATGACAGATGTTTCTTGCAATGGCTGTTGAAA GTCCCATCTGAACAAGAGCAGTTGAGGGCAAGACAAATTAGTGCCCAACAGATAAATAAAATCGAAGAGCTTTGGAAGACAAATCCTGATGCTACCTTGGAAGATCTTGAGAAACCTGGTGTGGATGAGGAACCTCAACCTGTAGTGCTCAAGTACGAGGATGCATACCAG TATCAAAATGTCTTTGCACCACTCATTAAGCTTGAAGCGGACTATGACAAG ATGATGAAAGAGTCTCAAAGCAAAGATAACATCACAgttcgatgggatattggcctAAATAAGAAGCGTATTGCTTACTTTGTCTTTCCAAAG GAAGACAATGAGTTACGGCTAGTTCCTGGTGATGAATTAAGGCTGCGTTATCCAGGAGATGCATCTCATCCCTCATGGCAGTCCGTGGGTCATGTG ATAAAATTAACTTCACAAGAGGAGGTTGCTCTTGAGCTTCGTGTTAGTCAG GGTGTTTCTGTTGATGTGAACCATGGTTTTAGTGTCGACTTTGTTTGGAAAAGCACTAGTTTTGATCGAATGCAAGGGGCCATGAAAACATTTGCGCTGGATGAAACAAGTGTCAGTGG GTACATTTATCATCATTTACTGGGCCATGAAGTAGATATGCAGATCGTTCGAAATGCGTTGCCTCGCCGATTTGGTGCACCGGGTCTTCCAGAACTTAATGCATCTCAG GTTTTTGCTGTGAAGAGTGTTTTACAAAAACCTATAAGTCTCATACAAGGTCCTCCTGGAACTGGTAAAACTGTCACCTCAGCTGCAATTGTATATCATATGGCGAAGCAAGGCCAGGGACAG GTTCTTGTATGTGCTCCAAGTAATGTGGCTGTTGATCAGCTAGCTGAAAAGATAAGTGCCACTGGTTTGAAG GTTGTCAGAATTTGTGCAAAGTCAAGGGAAGCTGTTAGTTCCCCTGTTGAGCATTTAACCTTGCATTATCAG GTTAGACATCTTGACACttctgaaaagagtgaacttcACAAGTTACAGCAGCTGAAAGATGAACAAG GGGAATTGTCCAGCAGCGATGAGAAAAAATATAAAGCTCTCAAACGAGCTACTGAAAGGGAGATATCTCAGAGTGCTGATGTTATCTGTTGTACATGTGTTGGAGCTGGAGATCCTCGCTTGGCGAATTTCAGATTTCGCCAG GTGCTTATCGACGAGTCTACCCAGGCAACAGAGCCTGAGTGTCTTATTCCTTTGGTTCTTGGAGTGAAACAG GTTGTTCTTGTTGGAGACCATTGCCAACTTGGTCCAGTCATTATGTGCAAGAAAGCTGCTCGTGCTGGTCTTGCACAGTCGCTATTTGAACGGCTTGTGCTGCTTGGGGTTAAACCAATTAGGTTGCAG GTTCAGTATAGGATGCATCCTGCCCTTTCAGAGTTTCCCTCTAACAGCTTTTATGAAGGCACTCTTCAAAATGGAGTGACAATTAATGAGAGGCAATCACCAGGCATAGACTTCCCTTGGCCTGTACCAAATCGTCCCATGTTTTTCTATGTCCAG ATGGGACAAGAGGAGATAAGTTCAAGTGGAACATCCTACCTAAATAGGACTGAAGCTGCAAATGTTGAGAAAATTGTGACTACGTTTTTGAAAAGTGGTGTAGTTCCTAATCAG ATTGGTGTTATAACCCCATATGAAGGCCAGCGGGCATACATTGTGAATTATATGTCTCGCAATGGTGCTTTACGGCAGCAGCTATACAAAGAAATCGAG GTGGCTAGTGTGGATTCATTTCAGGGAAGAGAAAAGGACTACATAATTTTGTCTTGTGTGAGGAGTAATGAACACCAG GGCATTGGTTTCCTCAATGATCCACGCCGGCTTAATGTTGCCCTCACACGTGCTCGTTATGGGATAGTTATCCTAGGAAATCCAAAAGTTTTGAGCAAACAACCCCTCTGGAATGGCTTATTAACACACTACAAA GAACATGAATGCTTGGTTGAGGGACCTCTGAATAATTTAAAGCAGAGCATGGTTCAATTTCAGAAGCCCAAAAAG ATATACAATGATCACCGACTTTTCTATGGTGGTGGAGCAGGCGGCGTCTCCAATGATACTTTCGGATCTGTTGCATCAAGCCCTGGTGCTGATAGGAGGGGTGCTCGCTCTAGGG GTCCTTACATGTCGCCTGCACCACCTAATGGTGCTCATAAACCTGGTGTTCACCCTGCTGGTTATTCAATGCCACGAGTGCCTCTCTCCCCATACCACAGTGGCCCTCCTTCTCAGCCTTATGCCATTCCTACCCGTGGTGCTGTACATGGACCTGTTGGAACTGTTCCTCAAATGCCACAACCTGGAAGTCGAGGATTTGGTGGTGGGCGTGGGAGCATCAGTGCTCCTATTGGTAGCCATCTTCCACATCAGCAGGTCGGGCAATCCCCTATTGGAAGTATTGCATCTAACTACAATTTCCCAGCTATGGAGAATGCCAGCAGCCAGCCAAATGCTGGTGGATTATTATCTCAGCCAGGATATGTTTCCAAT ATGACAGGTCAAGGACCCAGCCAAACATTTAGCGACCGATTCTCAATGGGTGGCATGTCTCAG GATTTCTTGGGTGATGATTTTAAAAGCCAGGGATCTCATGTTCCATATGCTGAATTCTCTACTCAG GCAACTCAGGGTGGATATGGTGTTGACTATATCACACAGGGTGCTCAAGGTGGATTTCCTGGGAGTTTTTTAAACCAGAGCTCTCATGCTGGATATGGTCGTTTTGCAACAGGAAATGACTTCATGTCTCAG GAATACATGGCCCATGGTTCTCTTGGACTATTTACACAGGCTGCGTTTAACGAACAATCTCAAGATGATTCTTCTCAAAACCTCTACGGAGGGGGTAATGCCCGTCCGCTTCAGACTCAG AGTTTCCTGAATCCCCTCTATTCGCAACCATTAGCACACTACAATGCTCAACAGCCGAACATGCAAAATTCCCAACAACAGCATTCATCCCAGCCAGGTCAAGCCTCCCAAAATCCGAAAATCCACTAA